The following coding sequences lie in one Alosa sapidissima isolate fAloSap1 chromosome 15, fAloSap1.pri, whole genome shotgun sequence genomic window:
- the usp16 gene encoding ubiquitin carboxyl-terminal hydrolase 16 encodes MGKKKGKDRSSKEENCVDLTGPSCSHIRKGIDHILFKKTAPDVDWNLCQDCQEGPNTKSEEEMNQEPQVVWMCLKCGHRGCGRYSEDQHAVRHYEKPRSDPHCLVLNLDNWSVWCYICDDDVQYSSTGQLAQLVTNIKKLALSDYASKKPKTKEPSISHNDLKEEESNDLEEEKEEKENKGRQKKNVKKDTSPKGKKTEAVENSGALLVRGLSNLGNTCFFNAVVQNLSQTQFLRQVLSDVTHEKITVTLTPSVSSELDPIKVQLDQPGSLTLSMWQLLNEIQETKKGVVTPRELFTQVCKKAARFKGFQQQDSQELLRYLLDGMRAEEIKRFKAGISEALKSSGKNADSEESKTLMKNYEKNGTLKNFVDQVFGGEMTSTVMCKECKTVSVVTEMFLDLSLPVSDEAYRKKNQKKVVQRSSVSDDGWDSPTPVTNGKEDMPTGAGSKYQQKKAKKQAKKQNKNQRRQPKQEVKVSLDTMGNEDEIGGGDAEAASPSAATEPEAGCETDENTQMDTEQPSEVDHSEQGQGKMDESPKGNEGQQHQQHDGEEKDEEEEEEEEEEAADESAVSNRFMALAEDQSPKLQTDDGRTKEKDEEVVKDATQVPSVEDEEEQEEENLAEELNHLSLNGTSEPCEAATENGHDDESPEYTVVNQDPEKAFHTLATRAAPDKQECSVDSCLFQFTEVEQLTQSNSLLCLTCTKRQSGSKATEGSKKSVYRDALKQMLISSPPPVLTLHLKRFQQVGYSVCKVNRHVQFPQLLDLAPYCSVNCKNVSEGMTQVLYNLYGIVEHSGTMRSGHYTAYVKARPHCQNMASNGLATQGNGEPPKGSWFHISDSSVQPVTEAKVQSSQAYLLFYERIS; translated from the exons GGCTGTGGGAGATACTCAGAAGATCAACATGCTGTGAGGCACTATGAGAAGCCACGTTCAGATCCTCATTGTCTGGTACTGAATCTGGACAACTGGAGTGTAtg GTGTTACATCTGTGATGATGATGTTCAGTATTCAAGCACAGGACAGCTGGCTCAGTTGGTGACCAATATAAAAAAGCTTGCACTATCAGACTATGCCAGTAAAAAGCCAAAAACAA AAGAACCCAGCATCAGCCATAATGACTTGAAGGAAGAGGAAAGCAATGAtttggaggaagagaaggaggagaaggagaacaaAGGCAGACAAAAGAAGAACGTTAAGAAAGACACCAGCCCAAAGGGAAAGAAGACTGAGGCAGTGGAAAACAGTGGTGCACTTTTAGTCAGGGGGCTAAGCAATCTTGGGAACACCTGTTTCTTCAATGCTGTTGTACAG AACCTGTCCCAGACCCAGTTTTTGAGGCAGGTCCTCAGTGATGTTACACATGAGAAGATCACCGTCACTTTGACACCTAGCGTCTCCTCAGAACTG gatCCTATTAAGGTGCAGCTAGATCAGCCTGGATCCCTTACCCTCTCCATGTGGCAGCTGCTTAACGAGATCCAGGAAACCAAGAAAGGGGTTGTCACTCCCAGGGAGCTGTTCACTCAAGTGTGTAAAAA GGCTGCCAGGTTCAAAGGCTTCCAGCAGCAAGACAGCCAGGAGCTTCTGCGCTATTTGCTGGACGGGATGAGGGCTGAGGAAATCAAA AGATTTAAAGCTGGAATATCGGAGGCTCTGAAAAGCTCAGGAAAGAATGCAGACTCAGAAGAATCCAAGACATTGATGAAAA ACTATGAGAAAAATGGAACACTCAAAAACTTTGTTGACCAGGTCTTTGGGGGAGAGATGACCAGCACGGTGATGTGCAAAGAATGCAAGACG GTGTCTGTCGTGACAGAAATGTTCCTTGACTTGTCACTTCCTGTTTCAGATGAG GCATACAGGAAAAAGAATCAAAAGAAAGTTGTGCAGAGGAGCAGCGTGAGTGATGATGGATGGGACAGTCCTACTCCGGTGACCAATGGGAAAGAAGATATGCCAACGGGGGCGGGTAGTAAGTACCAGCAGAAGAAGGCAAAGAAGCAGGCCAAGAAACAAAATAAG aaCCAAAGGCGGCAgccaaaacaggaagtgaaagtCTCACTGGACACAATGGGGAACGAGGACGAGATAGGCGGCGGTGATGCTGAGGCGGCCTCGCCGAGCGCGGCCACCGAGCCTGAGGCGGGCTGCGAGACGGACGAGAACACCCAGATGGACACGGAGCAGCCGTCAGAGGTAGATCACTCTGAGCAGGGACAGGGGAAGATGGATGAGTCTCCCAAGGGTAATGAAggtcagcagcatcagcagcatgatggagaggagaaggatgaggaggaggaggaggaggaggaggaggaggccgcaGACGAGTCCGCAGTCAGTAATCGATTCATGGCGCTGGCCGAGGACCAGAGTCCCAAATTGCAGACTGATGATGGCAGGACCAAGGAGAAAGACGAGGAAGTGGTGAAGGATGCCACACAGGTGCCTTCCgtcgaggacgaggaggagcaggaggaagagaatTTGGCTGAAGAGCTGAACCACTTGTCCCTAAATGGGACTTCAGAGCCGTGCGAGGCTGCCACTGAGAATGGGCACGATGATGAGAGCCCAGAGTACACAGTGGTGAACCAGGACCCTGAGAAGGCCTTCCACACCTTAGCCACCAGGGCGGCGCCAGACAAGCAGGAGTGCTCCGTGGACTCCTGCCTCTTCCAGTTCACCGAAGTGGAGCAACTCACTCAGAGTAACAGCTTGCTGTGTCTCACCTGCACAAAACGCCAGTCTGGGTCCAAGGCCACAGAAG GCTCCAAGAAGAGTGTATACAGGGATGCGCTGAAGCAGATGCTCATCTCGTCTCCGCCGCCTGTGCTGACTCTTCACCTGAAGAGATTTCAACAG GTTGGTTACAGTGTGTGTAAGGTGAATCGTCATGTCCAGTTCCCTCAACTTCTAGACTTGGCACCATACTGCTCGGTCAACTGCAAG AATGTGTCAGAAGGAATGACCCAGGTGCTGTACAACCTCTATGGGATTGTTGAACACAGTGGGACAATGAGATCGGGACACTACACTGCCTACGTGAAAGCTCGGCCTCACTGTCAAAACATGGCATCCAATGGATTAGCCACGCAAG GTAATGGTGAGCCACCGAAGGGATCGTGGTTTCACATCAGTGACTCAAGCGTTCAGCCTGTCACAGAAGCCAAAGTGCAGAGTTCCCAAGCCTACCTCCTGTTCTACGAGAGGATCTCCTAA